Proteins encoded by one window of Pseudochaenichthys georgianus chromosome 9, fPseGeo1.2, whole genome shotgun sequence:
- the serinc5 gene encoding serine incorporator 5 — protein MVANDNRYCRALLACCCGSAACVCCCNCCPNIKQSTGTRIMYAFYFLLVTIVCVIMMSPKVEKEMRENIPFYDQMCEKSEENCQTLVGYSAVYKVCFGMACFFLFFAIFTIRIHNSTGWRAAVHNGFWLVKFIVLVACCVGGFFIPNEEVFLEAWRCIGAGGGFIFLLIQLMLLVKFAHRWNTNWSSGVTHNRLWYAALAFVTLMLFSAAVGALVFMGVFYTDSEACLLNKVFLGINGSLCLFVSLLAISPCIQKLQPTSGLLQPGVISVYVMYLTFSAFSSKPKETVERNGVNTTVCVFPINSRTESDKQIVTAVGAIILFGCVLYSCLTSTTRRSSAALRVYGNSEPEIERARCCFCCGDNTDDYDDENTGGGQNVNYDEREGTIYGYACFHSVFFLGSLYVMMTVTNWFHYDNHKIENLLDGSWSVFWIKMVSCWVCLVLYMWTLVAPMVFPKRFEA, from the exons ATGGTTGCCAATGACAACCGTTACTGTCGAGCCCTG CTGGCCTGCTGCTGCGGATCAGCGgcctgcgtctgctgctgtaacTGCTGCCCCAACATCAAACAGTCCACTGGGACCCGCATCATGTACGCCTTCTACTTCCTGCTGGTCACCATCGTCTGTGTCATCATGATGTCCCCCAAGGTGGAGAAGGAGATGAGAGAGAAT ATCCCGTTCTACGATCAGATGTGTGAGAAGTCAGAGGAGAACTGCCAAACTCTGGTGGGCTACTCGGCCGTCTACAAGGTGTGCTTCGGCATGGCctgcttcttcctcttcttcgcCATCTTCACCATCCGCATCCACAACAGCACAGGCTGGAGGGCGGCCGTGCACAACGG GTTCTGGTTGGTGAAGTTCATCGTGCTGGTGGCGTGCTGCGTTGGAGGCTTCTTCATCCCGAATGAGGAAGTCTTTCTGGAAG CGTGGCGCTGCATAGGAGCGGGTGGTGGCTTCATTTTCCTGCTGATCCAGCTCATGCTTTTGGTGAAGTTTGCACACAGATGGAACACAAACTG GAGTTCAGGAGTGACGCATAATCGCTTGTGGTACGCGGCCCTGGCCTTTGTGACCCTGATGCTGTTCAGTGCTGCGGTCGGGGCCTTGGTCTTCATGGGAGTTTTCTACACTGACTCCGAGGCCTGTTTACTGAACAAGGTATTCCTGGGCATCAACGGCAGCCTGTGCCTCTTCGTCTCCCTGCTGGCCATCTCCCCCTGCATACAGAAGC TGCAGCCCACATCAGGCCTGCTGCAGCCCGGAGTCATCAGTGTGTACGTCATGTACCTCACCTTCTCAGCCTTCTCCAGCAAACCAAAAGAAA CCGTGGAAAGAAATGGTGTGAACACcaccgtgtgtgtgtttcccatCAACTCGAGGACGGAGAGCGACAAGCAGATCGTGACCGCTGTTGGAGCCATTATCCTGTTTGGTTGTGTGCTTTACTcttg CTTGACTTCCACCACCAGACGAAGCTCTGCAGCGCTTAGAGTGTATGGGAACAGTGAGCCAGAGATTGAG AGAGCTCGCTGCTGCTTCTGTTGTGGTGATAACACAG ACGACTATGATGATGAGAACACTGGTGGAGGCCAGAACGTGAATTATGACGAGAGAGAGGGAACCATCTATGGCTACGCCTGCTTccactctgtcttcttcctcGGATCGCTTTACGTCATGATGACCGTCACCAACTGGTTCCA TTATGATAACCATAAGATTGAGAATCTCCTGGACGGGAGCTGGTCAGTGTTCTGGATCAAGATGGTCTCCTGCTGGGTCTGTCTCGTCCTCTACATGTGGACCCTCGTTGCTCCCATGGTGTTCCCGAAGCGCTTTGAGGCCTAG
- the riok2 gene encoding LOW QUALITY PROTEIN: serine/threonine-protein kinase RIO2 (The sequence of the model RefSeq protein was modified relative to this genomic sequence to represent the inferred CDS: substituted 5 bases at 5 genomic stop codons), whose protein sequence is MGKLNVVVLRYLSRDDFQVLTAVEMGMKNHEIVPVSLLSSIASLKHGGCNKVLRELVKHKLVAYERSRAVQGYRLNNGGYDYLALKTLCAREVLISVGNQMGVGKERSLFIXIYMIMVHISTFFSSXFTFIHNNHTKXXGTFLKWMKTKCPESLPXNMCILTPGFHRVRLRRTSYSVKPHRGAFQVHKLEDPSHLYNEFMELIVKLANHGLIHGDFNEFNLMLDDHDYITMIDFPQMVSTSHLNAEWYFDRDVKCIRDFFARRYNYESELYPTFKDVKRSCSLDIEVSASGFTKDMERDSALFHPAGPDEEDDDEEEESDDEEATDEEEEEEEVDMDEYKHVMLELEGLKISDPTADKHEEQSEKEEEQKETETTSPAVGEEEEEQKETETTSPAVGEEEPGKELEKELSEAEDECPELGDFSAANKDFKPFRDSDSLLQMAEHMRRRRTDSEGTMGSMGSCSTIPLEVVRQKVRRQLSKQQKAAQRRRLQKGEANLVTSVRRENDSNIKCSMESDSFWG, encoded by the exons ATGGGGAAGCTTAATGTCGTGGTGTTGAGATACTTATCTCGAGATGACTTCCAGGTCCTCACAGCG GTTGAGATGGGGATGAAGAACCATGAGATCGTCCCAGTGAGTCTCCTGTCCTCCATCGCTAGCCTTAAACACGGCGGCTGCAACAAGGTCCTCAGAGAGCTTGTCAAACACAAGCTTGTGGCCTATGAACGCAGCAGGG CTGTGCAGGGTTACAGGTTGAACAATGGAGGATATGACTACTTGGCTCTGAAGACCTTGTGCGCCAGAGAAGTGCTCATTTCAGTTGGAAACCAGATGGGTGTTGGTAAAGA ACGTTCTCTATTTATTTAGATATACATGATAATGGTTCACATAAGCACATTTTTCTCATCTTAATTTACATTCATCCACAATAATCACACTAAATGATAAGGCACATTTTTAAAATGGatgaaaacaaaatgtcctGAAAGCTTACCATAAAACATGTGTATTCTAACCCcgggattccaccgggtccgcctGCGCCGCACCTCCTACAGCGTCAAACCCCACCGGGGCGCGTTTCAGGTGCATAAGCTGGAGGATCCATCACACCTGTATAATGAGTTCATGGAGCTCATTGTCAAACTGGCCAATCACGGCCTGATTCATGGAGACTTCAACGAGTTCAACCTCATGCTGGACGACCACGACTACATCACTATGATCGACTTTCCTCAAATGGTGTCCACCTCGCATTTAAATGCTGAATG GTATTTTGACAGAGATGTCAAATGCATCAGAGATTTCTTCGCCAGAAGATACAATTACGAGAGTGAGCTCTACCCAACATTCAAAGACGTCAA GCGATCTTGTTCTCTAGATATCGAAGTATCAGCTAGTGGCTTCACCAAAGACATGGAGAGAGATAGTGCATTGTTTCACCCAGCAGGACCCGATGAAGAGGACgacgatgaagaggaggagagtgatgaCGAAGAGGCAACagacgaggaggaggaagaagaggaagtgGACATGGATGAATATAAACATGTAATGCTGGAACTAGAAGGTCTGAAAATCAGCGACCCCACTGCAGACAAACACGAAGAGCAGAGCGAGAAAGAGGAAGAACAAAAAGAGACTGAGACAACGTCGCCTGCTGtaggggaggaagaggaagaacaaaAAGAGACTGAGACAACGTCGCCGGCTGTAGGGGAGGAAGAGCCAGGGAAAGAGTTGGAAAAAGAATTGAGCGAGGCAGAGGATGAGTGTCCAGAGCTGGGAGACTTTTCTGCTGCTAACAAAGACTTCAAACCCTTCag AGACTCAGACAGTCTTCTCCAGATGGCAGAGcacatgaggaggaggaggacagacAGCGAGGGCACGATGGGCAGCATGGGGAGCTGTTCTACAATACCACTA GAGGTTGTCCGTCAGAAGGTGCGGAGGCAGCTCTCCAAACAGCAGAAGGCAGCGCAGAGGAGACGCCTGCAGAAGGGAGAGGCCAACCTGGTGACCAGTGTCAGGAGAGAGAACGACAGCAACATCAAGTGTAGCATGGAGTCCGACTCCTTCTGGGGATAA